In Equus quagga isolate Etosha38 chromosome 14, UCLA_HA_Equagga_1.0, whole genome shotgun sequence, the genomic stretch ACTTATATCATCTGTAGACTAGAGATGACAATGCATATCTCACAACCGTGCCactagttcctggcacagaggtggtagctattttattgttataaatattttttccttagtatATTCCTTAAAATAGCAACTTTTGTATTTGTCAATTGTTTACATCAAGCAGCGCTTCTTAAAACAGTTCCTGTAAATGTTCCCTTAACTACATAGCAAAGCGAAACACACACCCAACGATTTGGGCATATAGTCTGGAGCcagcacaaaatttttaaattttatcttaattatacTAATGTGCATGCTGCAGACAACATAACCATATTTAACAGCAAAATGTTAATGTCCAGGTAAAATCAGCATACCAAGAAAATATGCCATTTTATACTACAATAGGACCCCCAATACAACGCCTCATATCCATAAGCCACCTCAAGATGTCTCAAATTAGAGAAGTCAGGATAGCATACTATGTAAGATATGTTGCATGTGgtaaaaagccaagaaaaactAGAACTACTCAACCTAAAACCCAGAACTTTCCTAGGGGcaaggaacattttaaaaaataagtcccTAGGATACCTACCCATGCATTTTATCCTGAAAATTTATTTGCAGACCTGCTTCAAGAcaaaaaagcttaaaatacaGTCAATAGCCAGAAAAATAACAGTGGAAAGCCATAATTAtgaatctaaattttaaaacctcacccattttcttctttttctcagaagCAGTATCCAAAGTAGTTAAGGTAGTAGAGGCGCTTTTACAAACATCATGACTGCATACTCCAGGATCCTCttcatcagaagaaaatgaagataaatgctCTAAGTTTTTAAGTTCATTATCAACTTTTTCTGATGGACTGTGACGCCCAGTTTCAGACGCTAACAGTGTTGCTGATGAAGTCTTTGTAAGTGGCGGGGGACAAAACGTACGGACAATCTGGGTCCCTGGTCGTCTAGTCCTGTTAGGCATTCGGACAGCAAGAGTGGAAAACTGCTGCTTGGGACCAGATTTCAGAAAATCTAAGAAAGAGGCAATAAATCCTGTCTTGACTTCTGGTTGTTTTTCCTCTACTTCTTTGATcttctgtctcattttctcttgatGCTGATAACCATCATGGCAGCTCTCCGAGGGAGGAGGAGCATATGGCAAATATGCATCTGTCCCTCTTGGATTCTGGCGCTTGCCTTGGGCAGGTCTTTTCAGCTGTTTCTGGTTATTGTTGTCTTCCTCTTTAGTTTGcccttttcctttagtttttttcttgtgaaggtTAAAATGCATTAAATCTTGGTTTTCGTCTTCAATCTTGACACTGACTGCCTCCCCAGGTTGGGCCATGGTCAAGAGTGCAAGCGCACTCCTCGCTGGGTTCACTGCCACCCCACTGTCATCACCCCCTAAGGTGAATTCACTCTCTGATGTAGCACTCTCTCCACTTATACTTCTGCTACTAGAAACAAACTCTTGCTTTCTGTTATTATTTAATGTACTATCAACAAGAACTTCACTATCTTCTTCAGATTCATGACTGGTAGCAGGCTGTTTCTTGAATGGGCCAGAAGTTTGCTCCTGGACTTCATGACTTGGTCCAACCACTGGTGAAGTTACTTTAGATGCTTTATTTTGGCCAGGTGTTTCAATGTGCGGTTGATCAAGAGTCATTTTGGACTGAAGGGCAGGTACTGGTGAAAGGTTTATGGTAACTTGATTTCCATTTAAGGGAATATCATTTATACTCTGTGGCTTTCCTACTGTAGCTGTTATGGAGTTAAAATCTGAAGCCACATGCCCGACATCTAACGACGGCTGAAAATGAGATTTAGAATCACCATCTTCAACAGCCGGAATGGTTTCATTTGAAGTTGACTTGGTAAAATCAGAAGGTGTAACCCCACAAGCTGCTGCTGTAGCTGCTAAAATATCATCTACATTTGATAAAATATGTCGTTCATCACTGAGAAGAATCGCCTCTGGGAAACATATTGagccaagagaaacaaaatgattttttgaatcatGTTGACTTGTTTCACTAAAGTGGCCCTTTGTTGTGAGATGCTGTTGCAATGGTTTTGAAGACTCAGAGAGGTCCATTTTCATAATGTCAGAATTCTGAGGATGGAGTTGCTGCTGAGAATGATCAGTATTGCTCTGAATAATATGACCATCCATTTGAAGGAAAGGATGTACTATTTGTTGAGGACTTTGAACACGCTGTAGTTGTAAAGATGCCTTTACTTGTCCTAAACTTGCCTGCAGTATTGACTGCTGAAGAATTTGTAAATCACAGGCAGAGTCTAAAAGGATCTGTGTGTTGGGAAGAGATGCCTGATGGCCATGCCCTAAAGCATGATTGGGAATTTGAATCTGAGATGAGGCATTAATTATTTGATCATGTTGCTCCTGGACCTTTGTTTCACGTACCTTATGTATAAGAGAATGCTGCTGGTTTAGGTCTTTATTATTCAACCTTACTTGTGGAGTTTGCATTAAATTAGTTGCCTTCTTAATATCAAGGGGTGCTGCATTATTGACTTGGCCAATTTGTTGGTTAAGTTGTGTCACTGAACCAACCacgctttcttctttttttgaccCTTGTAGGGCAATCCCAACAACCTGATCTTCAGGACGAGAATTACTTCTGATTACACTCTGAGAATATCTGTCCTCTGCCTTTGACACCTTATAAGCTGATTCTTGAACAATTTCCCCATCAGATAGGCTTTGGGTTGATGACTCAAGAGATACTTGCGGCTGTAATACCTGTAACTCTTGCATTGCAAAATCATCTTGCTTTGAAGACGTGTACACATTCGAGTCAAGTTTTCTTTCAGCGTAAGACTTTGGATCGGGGGAAGGTATGTTATTCTGTAATGTCCGACAATGAGTAGAGGATGCAAAAGATGATGACTGGACAGCAGGCAAAAACTTTTGAGACTGGGGAGATGATGACTCTTGAGTCTGAGCATTTTGGGAAGAATGCACAGAAATATAATTCTGGGTTGGGCTAGAATCAGGCAAATTCTGAGCCTGAGAGGTGGAAGAATAGGAAAGAGAAGGGGCTGTTAATGTTAGGGACTGCCCTGAAGCATAGCTTTCCGAAGGACTAACAACTGACAAAACTTGTGATTGAGATGAATAACTAACCTGTGTCTGGCTAACTGGTGATAAACCCTGAGAGTGACCAGATGAATAACTTTGTGACTGGCTAGCTGAAGACAGATCTCTTGTCTGAGCAGGGTAATTCCCATTTGTAACTGAAGATAACACCTCTTGCTGGCTAGAAGAATAATTAAGTGTCTGATTTTCAGAACTTATAGTCTGAGATGACCCAGAAAAGGCCAAGGTTTTATATAAGGATGGCAACTTCTCAACTTTGCTGGATCTATAAACCTGTGAATGAACAATCGATGGCACATTATGTGGCTGTACTAAGCCATAATTTTGGGACTGACTAACTGATAAAAGGCTTGGTAGCTGTGCTGTAGAATAGATCTGTGCCTGGCCTGATACAACAGAACTCTGGTTATGTAAAGGTTTGGAATAGCTTAGTGTTTGTACAGGAGGAATTATACTTTGAGGTTTGGGGGTCTTAGCTGATGTTAGTGGTTGTTTTGAAGAACAGCCTTTCACTTTTGTAGTAGAGGGAGGATATCCTGATGACGGAATTGCAGATGAATAAGACTGAGCAAGTTCCACTGAGACCTGAGAGGTCTTCTGTTGCAATCCTCCACTGCTCACCTGAGAAGAATCTCCAACTGGGCTACAGGATAAAGAGGACTGCCTGCTTGTTTCCTGAAAATTAACTACACCTGCACCTGACAGATAACTATGTAAAGGATGCTGTGAACCAGTCAGTTGTGCCTGAACAGACTGGGTACCTGAAGGCCGCTGATGGTGTTTAATAACACTACATTCTCGAAGAAGAGCTCTTTCAATGGAAGCAGCAGAACTAGTAAAGAGAGTTGAACTGTAGGCCTGAGGAGTTTGCTGGGCTCCCCCAACTGCTGAAGGCAACAAACTAAACTGAGGTTGTAAAAGATGGGGTGCAGACTCTTGAGCTGAGCGGTATGTTGAAGACTGAGGTGGTGTGCTGTTACTTAACGCAGAACCTCCCAGGCGCTCAAATGCCAAAGCAGCTGGAACAGTTCCCTgggaagttttgatttgcagcaAAGGGTCATGAggatttaaaattccatttgacGTAGTGTTAAAAGTTGAATCCTGAAGCACCAAAGGTGAAGTGGTAGCAAAGTTTCTATTGCTGAAGGCGGTGGGATGCTGAtaagcagagagggcagagggtggAAGTGTTCCAGTGGTTGGCAAAGGTCCACTAACAAAGAGCTCAGCTGCCACTGAGGAATGCACACCTATGAAGAGAAAACATGAGGATGTTTATGCAATTACAGCAAATGCTTACATATATGTTTTCATACTAGAGACTTAGATAACTTATATAACCTTCAACTCATCAGAATCTCTGTAACACGGAAAAGCCTGACAAATTAGTTCTGTAtgtaacttttgaaaattatatttcaaaacagCTAGCTAgcttaaagcaaaaacaaagttaCAAAAGTATCAGCAATTCATATCTATAATTGTTATAAGAATATGAGTTTATACACAGTTAGATAAGGccatttgaaaatgaagaaaccagCAAAAACGTGCAAaatcggggccggctccgtggccaagtggttaagtttgcgcactccactgcggcggcccagggttcggatcctgggcgcagacatggcactgctcgtcaggccacgttgaggcggcatcccacatcccacaactagaaggacgtacagctaagatatacaactgtgtatggtgggggggttggggagataaaagcaggagcaaaaaaaaaaaaacattggcaacagttgttagcccaggtgccaatctttgggggggaaaaaaatgtgcaaaatctCTGGTGATTAATTTACCCTGAAACCTCAAGGCAAAATACCAATGGACAAACTAAAATGTTCATAACATTAAAATTGAAACTAAATTGTTTACATTTAACAagataaatctaaaaatatttgtaaggtTAACACTACAAAGTTTCTTTTATCAAAATAGGCACATTTCAAAACTGTCTTGCATTTCAAGTTTTGACTTCCTATGAACAACTTCCAATAAGAATAGAAGCATGCTTATCATAAAAGGCTGATCAGAAATCAATAAAGTACTTTCAAGAAGAGATTGTTAACATTTCAGGACAACATTCCAGCCACGCACAGCAAAAGTAAAAACCCGTACAAACTTGTAATCCAAAAGTTCCACTACTAGAAATATATCTTAGGGAAATAAGTGGACACAAAGATATCTGTACATGATActcaggcataccttgttttctTGCGCTTTGCTTTACTGCACCTCATTGATAacgcattttttacaagaccctccactagcaaaaacattatgactcactgaaggctcagatgacggtcagcattttttagcaataaagtattttttaattaaggcaagtacattttttaaaacaaaatattattacaCACTTAACAGACTGatgtatagtgtaaacataacttttatatgcactgggaaaaaattcatgtgactcactttattgcaatattcactttaatgcagtggtctggaaccaaacccataATATCTCTGAAGTATGCCTGTATTCATTATAATTATTGTGTATAATAATAAGAAACAGCCAAAATGTTCATCAACAAGGGATTGATCCAATAATTATGGCGTACCCTAATAATACTGCTGCCATAAACACTGGTTAGGTGGATACACATGTTTTGatatacaaaaatatcaaaggaTAAATACCAAACTATGAACTCTTCTTTAAAGAGTGAGACTGTAGTTAGGAACTATCACTTTTCACTTTATAtagctttttcttgtttacatGTTTTTTAGTGAGCTTccattaaataaactttttttcattttagaaaaatggaggaaaaaagattcTCTGGCCCTTtcaaaaacattcttttctcacttctttccaTTACATGTAAAAAAATGTATTCCTACCAGAAGGACAGAAAGTATCTAGTTACccttgaaagaataaataacacttagaattaatgtttaaaataatcatgGAAACTAGAATAGAAAGTCTAACTAAATATACATAATGAAAATTATTCCAAGAAGCAAAAAATGAAGCTATTGTGTTGtttaatattctgttttatttcacattaaaacattaattttctccttggaagcagaaaaaaatgttactaagGCATATTGAGAAGCTCTAGTAATAGGATTTACATcagaatgataaaatattatttcctatagctttcacttaaaaatgtcGTCTCAAATATGCTACTTCTTATTCTTTAcaacaaaaccttaaaaaaaaactaacctTCCTATCATcctgcataaaataaaaatatatacaaataattttgagGGAGAAAcagttgaaaaatgaaataaaaataaactagaaaagtaTATATAAACAAGTACAATATAATATCAACtttaatgatatttattaaatattcatttaaccTGTCCAATTAAGGATAACTTTACATAACTCTAATGATGAGATCAGTCCCAAGATTGTTTTTACTATAGCACCTACCCAGTCCGAAATcactaaaataaaggaaatttaatctttcactcaaaaaacaaaaaagataaacatgtgaggtgatggatgcatTAATTAACTAGAGGGGAGAATTCTTGCACAGTGTGAAtgtataacaaatcaccacagtgtacacttcaaatatcttacaattttacatgtcaattatacctcaataaagttgaaatggaaaaaaaaaagaaaatttaatctttatttctctcaAGTAGACAAGTAACTACTTAAATTGCCAGATAAAAACTTTACATCTAGGCCTTATCTTTAATAATTATCTAACTTCTTCAACTTGTTAGTTTTCACCGAATTTCTGCTGGTAACAACTTCCTGAATTTTGTCCACCTTAAAACTGTGAAAAATTCCAGGTTTTAAAGTTCACTGGAAAATCAACAATTAACATCACTCTCAGCCACACTACCATAATGACAAGGCcataaaaagtacatttttatcagtatttttacaggatttaaaaattctgaaaacaaagaatCACCTGTCTGCCAGGATGGAGCCCTGAGCTGTGGTACAAGAGCAGTTCCTGAAGCAGCAGCCTGAGCAGCTCGTGGCTccacagcagaaagaaaactcatcACCGAAGATTCCTTAGTGTTAGTGCTGGCACCGTTCACACCAGCATCAAATATTCCTGAAAGACCTACAtgtgaagataaaatataatCCAAAGTAAAAATATACGTTAACATTCAATTATATTCTTGAtcctattttaaaaaggaagctcTGAAATCTGAAGCCAAAAGTTCTACAACTctaaattgctttattttgaaatagcaaACAAATGTTAATTTGACCAAGCATAGTTATAACTTAAAATctacaaagatgaatgaaaaaagatcTCCCAACTAATTAATTATATAGATATTCCCTATCAGTAAAAGACAAAGCATCtaatctccttttccttttaacacATTTCCCATGGCACTGTTATGTCAGCACACATTCATAACCCAACATGTAAAGGTTGACTTTTCATCTTATTCACTAAATGTACCCAGATTCTTGGTATATTTTACAAGAAAATTTTTACCGGTTGGCTGAGGTGTGGTAGCATATCCAGGAAGTTGATGAGAGGCTACAAAAGTCTGTCTCTGAAGGAGATCTGCTTCAGAGTGTGAGGGATGTCCTTCTTCATAGCTTAAACTAGAAGATAATAACAATAAGTGACCAAAAACACACGGTCCAAATGATATGGTCAAAATATTTCTAGAAGAGCAATAATTAAAAGTAGCAGAAGTCTTTGACTAAATTCCTGATCAATAAATAGATCAAACACAGTCTGACAATATTGTCAAAATGGGAGACATATATTGAAGCTATActaggaagaaaaatgatacctTTTCCTTAATTCAACTTTACCTCCAACAAAGTCCTTTTACTGGGAGAGGTAACACAGTACAGTGGGAAGAGCAATAGCCTGGAAAACAGGACAGCTGAATTTACTGTCCAAGCTCTGCTACTGGCTTACAGTGAGATTTCAGTAAGTGACCTGATTACTGTCAGACTAATTTTCTCACCTGTATGAATAAGGGACTAGATAAAATAATCTCTAAGGTCCCTCTAATTCTAACATTCCATAGAATATCAgataattcaaataaattaataattaatactaTCTCAATAACTCACCTGGGAAATTTCAAGCTTCTATATTTCGAGAGTAATTCAGAATTAGGTATTTTTTCTccccttgatttttattttgaatattttaaacccaCGGAAAAACTGAAATAGTACAATAACCCATATACTTGTCACTTCAGATTCAATTAATTGTTAGTATCTTGTTACACTTATCACTCCCTATAGAGACACATAAACACTTCTTacattcattttatctttctataCATCAACAtataaacactttttcttttgtactaAACCACCTGAAAATAACTTGCAGACATCATGACACTGCATCATTAATACTGCAGTTTATCTCCTAGGAATAGGACATTCTCCTATACAACCAAATATTATTAGATATGAAGAAATTTAACATTAAGTCAATAATAGCATGTAATATAGAGgtcatatttccatttctgacAAATGTTGCCAAAATGTTTGCGATTTTTAAGCTCTTTCTATGTAGGATCCAATCAAACTTCAGGAGTTGCATTTGGTTATGTCTCTTTAAATTTAGAACAGTCCCTCCACGCTGCCCCTAATCCCAGATCCCCTTTGATTTTACGAcacagaccttttttttttttttttttgaggaatccaaGTCAGTTGAATTGTAGGCTACCCCAAATTCTAGATTTATCTGATGGCTACCTCATGAGACGTACATAAGTGATGTTTTGTACTTATTGCATCACATAAGGACACACAATGTCAGTTTGTCTCATTACCGATGATGCTAAACTTGAAATGGTTACGATACCGCCAAATCTCTCCATGCAGTTCTTTTATCTCCTTTGAAATTGGTATGCAACTGTGAGGTGTTACTTTAAGACAGTGTAAATATCTTGTTCCCAACAGCCAATGGTTTTATACATCATCCACTCATGACTTTAATTCAATTATTGCACTGAAGATTGGAAATGGCGGTTTTCTAAGTACAGCATTTGTCCCTTCAGTCTCCTTTTGATATGTCCTCCTTGATGCTCAAACACATCCTTACTTTCTAGCACAGGATGTTTCAGGCtcactttattattttccctGAACCAGACCCGAAATCAACCATTTCTACTAGGAGCCCTTTTAGTGCGCAAaggcatttagaaaccaagatctgggtatTGGGTGTGTTCAATGCCAGAGGTGTCACTGCTACTAGGCCTTTTCGGTGGACAAAGCTAGGAAATCCATGTCTTTAAAAACGTGAGTTCTTACCGACAACTCTAATTCAAATCCAGCGCAGTATTCCTCATCTTCCCTTTTCCTATGGTTGGAATCCTAGCTCACAACTACATCAGTATTTACTCATTAGCTCTACCCAAAAATACTATAACACAACCTCTACCAAAAACAAACCTACTAAGTAAGGGTATTTCTTCACAGTGCTTTTTGTCCCAAGATTAAATCTCACTAAGGGTATACAGTTAGAATAATGTTTCAAAAGTAACTAATTATTCTTTGTATGACTATGTTATTAATTAGATATAGGAGATGAATTTTGTTTGTTGAAGATTCAATTTTAGGattacttttaaatctttttttaactttaaaaatcacttttattaaggtataatttacataaagtgcATTCATTTTAAGTGTAAGTTCAATGTGTGCACActttttgataaatgcatatacACCAGTGTAACCACAATCCCAACCAACCagcagaacatttccatcacgaCAAAATGTTTCTCATGCCCGTCTGCAgttatctttttcatcttctccctgGCCCCAGACAACCACTGATAAGCCTAATGTTACTAAATCTTAGGCTTGCCTAATTCcacaatttcatataaatggaactgtACAGTCtgtactcttttgtatctggcttttttcattcagcatgtTTTTTCGTCTTGTACTGTTTTTGCTGGgcaagattcgccctaagctaacatctgttgccaatcttcctcttttttttttttcctccccaaagccccagtacatagttgcatattctagttgtaggtccttctagttcttctatggaagccaccgccacagcatggctactgacagacaagtggtgtggttccacacctgggaaccaaacccaggctgctgaagcagagcctgccaaactttaaccactaggccatcagggctggctcagcatAACGTTTCTGAGATATATCCACGCTGTTGCATGCATGagtggttcattccttttcactGAATTGTACGAATACATCCCAAtatgcttatccattcacctactaacggacatttgggttgtttccagttaaGAGCTACTATGAATacaactgctatgaacatttatatacaagtcttttgtggacatatgtttttactTCTGTAAGTTCAATATCTAGGAGTAATACTACTTGGTCACAAGGTACATATGTATACCATTTTACGTTACCATCAGTAATGAATCTACATTCTATTTTCCCATTACATCCTGTCACCACTTGATCttttcaatcttcttaattttagtcattctaggtAGGTATAGTGGTATCTCACCATAGTTCagtttgaatttccctaataacaaatgatgagcatctttttatacGCTTATAGGCTATTCTTTTAGCTTCTCTGTTATGTTCtctgtttaacttctctgtgaaGTTTGCCCTGAAAAAAAACAGTtggggggcaggcccagtggtgtagtggttaagttcgcaaacctctgctttggtagccaggggttcacaggttcagatcccaggcaaggTCTTAGCACCGCATGTCAAGCCATGATTGACATAAAAGACAGGAAGagtgtcacagatgttagctcagggacaatcttcctcaagcaaaaagaggaagattggcaagagatcttagctcagggccaatccgcctcaccaaaaaaaccaaaaaaacatagGGGGTTGTTAGCTGTCGGTTGGGTTGTAAAAcgcttttttttaaatacattctgGATCCACattttttatcagatatatgtattgtgaatgttttcttccaatctgatggcttctcttcttttttctagtgtccttaaattaaaaagttttacttAACTAATTGATTTTACCGTGGTAAGAGCACTTAAATGAGACCTGCCCACTTAACAAGGTGTACAGCATAGTGCTGTTGACTCTGTGCACTGTGTGTCCAGCAGacctccagaacttactcatcctgCATAACCGAAACTTTGCTATCTGTGAACAActtcccacttcctccttcccctggccatcatcattctactctctgctacTGAGTTTGACTAATGAGGTTTTAATTTCTGATCAactcaaattatatttttcttttatagtcagTGCTTTTAGTGTCCTGTCACTAATATATTTCCCCATGTTCTCTTATATAAGTTTTAAAGTCTTAGCTTTTATGTTTCAGTTTATGagtcattttgagataatttttgtatatggtgtgaggtaagggtcaaagttcatatttttaacttctttaaaaattgaggtataatatgCATACAATAGAATCCACCCTTTCTACTGTACAGGTCAGTgactttgacaaatgcataaacaCTACAAAAATAAGGGGAGAGAACAGTTCCATCACAACATAAGACCTGCCCATCCCCTCTGTGGGGAACCTCTCCTGCCACTCTagtccccaggcaaccactcatctgttctctgtCCCTATAGTTTCGCCTTTTCCGAAATGTTAAATAAACAGAATCAtttaatatgtagtcttttgtgcctggcttctttcactcagcttaaTGCCTTTGAGACTCACCCATGTTGTTATTTATAAGAGTAATTCATTACATTTTATTGCTGGGCAGCATTCCACTATATAGGTGTACCAAAAGTTGGTAGTTGTTTTAAATCCATTATCAGTTGAAGGACCTCTGTGTTCTTTCctggttttggcaattatgaataaagcaccTATAAACACGTGCTTAAGTTTTCgtgtgaacgtaagttttcatttGACTTGAGTAAATACAGAGGAGTAGGATGGCTGAGTTCTATGGTAATATATTTAACTTCAGAGAAAAttcttgttttccaaagtagctagatctttttgcattcccaccaataatgtTATGTTTGGTCAAGTTACTCTGCATCCTCATTGGCAATAAGTATTATCAGTTTGTAAggtgtttcctttcctttttaaaattttagccatgcaAAATCTTCTTTAGTAAAGTTATCtactcaaatcttttgcccatttttattgggatctttgttttcttattacttgAGTTTTAGCAGTTCCCTATATATTCTGGAATCAAATCCTCGGTCAGataaatgttttgcaaatattttctcccaatctgtggcttgcaTTCTCATAACAACGAATTAGAAGAACAATTTTTTATCTTAtgaattgtacttttggtgttgtaGCTAATAAAATCTTTGTCTAATCCAATATCTCAAAgtgtttttcttatgttttcttctgcaaGTTTTGTAGTAGTAATTTTtccatttaggtttatgatccatttggagttaattatTTCTACATGGTGTAAGGCATGGCttgggatattttttaaatttggatatGCAATTGTCTCACTACTAtatattgaaaagattattcCTCTACCTACTGAATTGGCATCTCTGTCAAAAAAGTAAACAGCCATATATTTGTGGTTCTAAACTGTTCTGTTACATTGATCAATGTCTGTTCTTAGGCCAATAACAGTCTGATGAATGATTCAAGTTGTACaaatcttccaattttgttctttttcaaaattgttttggctatgcCAGGTAttcccatgtaaattttagagtcagcttgtcaatttctacaaaaacacTGCATTGAATGTatacatcaatttggggaaaactaCCATCTTAAAAGCACTGTCTTCTAACGAATGCCTAtgttatatctatttatttttttaatttcctgcagcaatctgttgtttagtgtgtAAGTTTTGCAATCTTTTCAATTTATCCCCAAGtatctcatttttgttattttgttctaaatatttttttaagtgacagcTAGATATATAATTCAGTACCACAAAGgtcactcttttaaagtgtacataggaccagcccgtggccgagtggttaagttcgcatgctccgcttt encodes the following:
- the QSER1 gene encoding glutamine and serine-rich protein 1 isoform X1 — protein: MSFLSAVEPRAAQAAASGTALVPQLRAPSWQTGVHSSVAAELFVSGPLPTTGTLPPSALSAYQHPTAFSNRNFATTSPLVLQDSTFNTTSNGILNPHDPLLQIKTSQGTVPAALAFERLGGSALSNSTPPQSSTYRSAQESAPHLLQPQFSLLPSAVGGAQQTPQAYSSTLFTSSAASIERALLRECSVIKHHQRPSGTQSVQAQLTGSQHPLHSYLSGAGVVNFQETSRQSSLSCSPVGDSSQVSSGGLQQKTSQVSVELAQSYSSAIPSSGYPPSTTKVKGCSSKQPLTSAKTPKPQSIIPPVQTLSYSKPLHNQSSVVSGQAQIYSTAQLPSLLSVSQSQNYGLVQPHNVPSIVHSQVYRSSKVEKLPSLYKTLAFSGSSQTISSENQTLNYSSSQQEVLSSVTNGNYPAQTRDLSSASQSQSYSSGHSQGLSPVSQTQVSYSSQSQVLSVVSPSESYASGQSLTLTAPSLSYSSTSQAQNLPDSSPTQNYISVHSSQNAQTQESSSPQSQKFLPAVQSSSFASSTHCRTLQNNIPSPDPKSYAERKLDSNVYTSSKQDDFAMQELQVLQPQVSLESSTQSLSDGEIVQESAYKVSKAEDRYSQSVIRSNSRPEDQVVGIALQGSKKEESVVGSVTQLNQQIGQVNNAAPLDIKKATNLMQTPQVRLNNKDLNQQHSLIHKVRETKVQEQHDQIINASSQIQIPNHALGHGHQASLPNTQILLDSACDLQILQQSILQASLGQVKASLQLQRVQSPQQIVHPFLQMDGHIIQSNTDHSQQQLHPQNSDIMKMDLSESSKPLQQHLTTKGHFSETSQHDSKNHFVSLGSICFPEAILLSDERHILSNVDDILAATAAACGVTPSDFTKSTSNETIPAVEDGDSKSHFQPSLDVGHVASDFNSITATVGKPQSINDIPLNGNQVTINLSPVPALQSKMTLDQPHIETPGQNKASKVTSPVVGPSHEVQEQTSGPFKKQPATSHESEEDSEVLVDSTLNNNRKQEFVSSSRSISGESATSESEFTLGGDDSGVAVNPARSALALLTMAQPGEAVSVKIEDENQDLMHFNLHKKKTKGKGQTKEEDNNNQKQLKRPAQGKRQNPRGTDAYLPYAPPPSESCHDGYQHQEKMRQKIKEVEEKQPEVKTGFIASFLDFLKSGPKQQFSTLAVRMPNRTRRPGTQIVRTFCPPPLTKTSSATLLASETGRHSPSEKVDNELKNLEHLSSFSSDEEDPGVCSHDVCKSASTTLTTLDTASEKKKKMVSEALQVATTSPTANTTGTANTSSTTVGAVKQEPLYSTSSAVNILENINSAEPPKPIELDGLPSDQFARGQDSVAIEGFTDEENSESGGEGQYRERDEFVVKIEDIETFKEALKIGKEPPAIWKVQKALLQKFVPEIRDGQREFAATNSYLGYFGDAKSKYKKIYVKFIENTNKKEYVRVCSKKPRSKPSQAIRTLEAKPSSSSKTFDPPAPKPVTTKAPSLKPKVKQLKVKAEPPPKKRKKWKEEFSSSQSDSSPEIHSSGSDDEAFDPPAPFVTRFLNTRAMKETFKSYMELLVSIALDPDTMQALEKSNDELLLPHMKKIDSMLNDNRKRLLLNLHLDQSFKSALESFPELTIITRDSKAKSGGSAISKIKMNGRAYNKKTLRTSKTTTKSAQEFAVDPEKIQLYSLYHSLHHYKYHVYLICKDEISSVQKRNEDLGQEEIVQLCMKNVKWVEDLFEKFGELLNHVQQKCS